One window from the genome of Myripristis murdjan chromosome 6, fMyrMur1.1, whole genome shotgun sequence encodes:
- the sigirr gene encoding single Ig IL-1-related receptor: MAVILVAFLLAYTSLWGRTFRADAQTCVDEQRFEEQVVYVGQGAPYRLRCPLAPDPPQSPHQLQLSWLKDCLPLPGPSPSSPAQGPLTPEGRAFLDFPSLSLKDQGNYTCVDKGNSTASFTVHLTIRESQCSKAPEYQPNGGLTRLWGNLGSNVKLNCTALLQWDPREEPCDVTLCWSKNGTPLTNRTLDLQNTSSWSPGAGLLVVSSLLVVDLREQEDFGLYSCTVRNASAEFSLQNTNRPSHTAAVIAAIILLLVLATAAVVYSRCHLNIKLWYRDSYGDYELNDGKLYDAYVSYVNNDYDRKFVNFILKPHLENKNKYKLHLNDNEILPGSEPSAELLMNVSRSRRLIVILSHAYLEQDWCSNNFRQGFLHLLDLSQRPILIVLEGQLKHMRSEVKQQLREHQHRLTMLTWRHNSVTPSSVFWKELALAMPRRLVLHSDSAGDPQTLLQDDKDPMLTLNPDYLDCRSDVDPAGDLGLRLPVYKALTSRAPVLPPAPAAAAEPKPSDIDVSDLGSRNYGARSDFYCLVTEDDI, from the exons ATGGCTGTGATTTTAGTCGCTTTCCTACTGGCATACACAAGTTTATGGGGCAGGACTTTCCGGGCTGACG CTCAGACTTGTGTGGATGAGCAGAGATTCGAGGAGCAGGTGGTGTATGTGGGGCAGGGTGCCCCATATCGACTGAGATGCCCTCTAGCGCCTGATCCTCCTCAGAGCCCCCACCAGCTGCAGCTGAGCTGGCTGAAGGATTGTCTGCCGCTGCCTGGACCCTCGCCTTCCAGTCCTGCTCAGGGCCCGCTCACTCCTGAGGGGAGGGCCTTCCTGGATTTCCCCAGCCTCAGCTTAAAGGACCAGGGAAATTACACCTGTGTGGATAAGGGCAACAGTACAGCATCATTCACTGTGCATCTCACCATTAGAG AGTCCCAGTGCTCCAAAGCCCCAGAATATCAGCCTAATGGAGGCCTAACTAGGCTCTGGGGGAATCTGGGATCTAATGTGAAGCTGAACTGCACAGCTCTCCTTCAATGGGACCCGCGTGAGGAGCCGTGTGATGTGACCCTGTGCTGGAGTAAAAATGGCACTCCTCTCACCAACCGCACGCTTGACCTGCAGAATACGTCCTCATG GTCGCCTGGTGCCGGCCTGCTGGTGGTGAGCAGCCTGCTGGTGGTCGACCTCAGAGAGCAGGAGGACTTTGGGCTCTACAGCTGCACAGTGAGGAACGCCTCCGCTGAGTTCAGCCTGCAAAATACAA atCGGCCCAGCCACACAGCTGCTGTTATTGcagccatcatcctcctcctggTGCTGGCCACAGCTGCTGTTGTGTACTCCAGGTGTCACCTGAACATCAAACTCTGGTACAGGGACTCCTATGGAGACTATGAGCTCAATG ATGGCAAATTGTATGATGCCTACGTCTCCTATGTAAACAATGACTATGACAGGAAGTTTGTCAACTTTATTCTCAAACCTCACCtggagaataaaaataaatacaagttgCATCTCAATGACAACGAGATCCTGCCCGGCTCAG AACCTTCCGCAGAGCTGCTAATGAACGTGAGTCGGTCTCGGCGTCTCATCGTGATACTGTCCCACGCCTACCTGGAGCAGGACTGGTGCTCCAACAACTTCAG ACAAGGCTTCCTGCACCTGCTGGACCTGTCCCAGCGGCCCATCCTCATCGTGTTGGAGGGTCAGCTCAAACacatgaggtcagaggtcaagcaGCAGCTCAGGGAGCACCAGCACAGACTCACCATGCTCACCTGGAGGCACAACTCTGTG ACCCCATCTTCAGTCTTTTGGAAGGAGCTGGCCTTAGCGATGCCTCGCAGGCTCGTCCTGCACAGCGACTCCGCCGGAGACCCCCAGACTCTGCTGCAGGACGACAAGGACCCCATGCTGACGCTCAATCCCGACTACCTGGACTGCCGCTCGGATGTTGACCCCGCTGGAGACCTGG GGCTGCGTCTCCCTGTGTACAAGGCGCTCACATCCAGGGCCCCGgtcctccctcctgctcctgccGCGGCAGCTGAGCCCAAACCCTCAGACATCGACGTGTCTGACCTCGGGTCCCGCAATTATGGAGCCCGCTCAGACTTCTACTGCCTGGTCACTGAGGACGACATCTAA